One window of the Trifolium pratense cultivar HEN17-A07 linkage group LG2, ARS_RC_1.1, whole genome shotgun sequence genome contains the following:
- the LOC123910140 gene encoding pentatricopeptide repeat-containing protein At3g58590, with product MTYHGHVTRILNFLQSTSTFRSSLDATKRLHALSITTPPIPNQSIFINNNIVSSYIFHGNFVQARKVFDEMPQRTLVSYNALIGCYSRRGDLVEAWRLLNQLRVCGFRPNQYTLTGLLCCEKLELFQGFQLFGLSVKNGVFDADAFVGSALLGFFGRYGCLDEAFFVFDDMSCKSVVTWNTMFSLLSSNGFVEDTKILFHELLGLGVLLSDGSFVALLSGLVGCEEDLSYGEQIHCLMTKLGFDCYVTAINSLIGVYVRCRALCFAERLFEQVPIENVVSWNMIIDSMVKSGRSQMALEMFLNMLNRGLVPSQATFVGVIESCIGLRNLVCGECVHAKVITSGFESDVIVGTALVNFYAKCEKLVSAHNCFDQIEEKNVVSWNALILGYSNVSSPTSVQLLREMLRLECYPNESSFSAVLKSTYVLDLHQLHGLVIRMGYENHEYVLSSLVLAYKRNGLINEALSFVQEFNNPLHVIPSNIIAGIYNRTGHYDETMKLLSLLERPDVVSWNIAISACARSNNYNEVFEVFKRMHSAHICPDKYTFMTVLSVCTKLCSFDLGSSLHGLIVKTNSCDTFLGNVLIDMYGKCGNIENSVKVFEEITDRNVITWTALISALGLNGYAHAAVKIFHNMVGMGFKPDTLALRAVLSSCRYGGLVSEGMKIFKQMETVYGIRPEHDHYHCIVDLLAKNGQTQEAEEVMASMPFPPNANIWRSFLEGYNRHKIAV from the coding sequence ATGACTTACCATGGCCATGTTACCCGTATCCTCAATTTCCTCCAATCAACCTCCACATTCCGATCATCCCTCGACGCAACAAAACGTCTCCATGCACTCTCCATTACAACACCACCCATTCCAAATCAATCCatcttcatcaacaacaacattgttTCATCCTACATTTTCCATGGCAATTTTGTTCAAGCACGTAAGGTGTTCGATGAAATGCCTCAAAGAACGCTTGTTTCTTATAATGCGCTTATTGGTTGTTATAGTCGACGTGGAGATTTAGTTGAAGCTTGGAGGTTGTTGAATCAGTTGAGGGTATGTGGGTTTCGTCCTAATCAGTATACGTTAACGGGTTTGCTTTGTTGTGAAAAGTTGGAGTTGTTTCAGGGGTTTCAGTTGTTTGGTTTGAGTGTTAAAAATGGTGTCTTTGATGCTGATGCTTTTGTGGGTAGTGCTTTGTTGGGATTTTTCGGGAGATATGGATGTTTGGATGAGGCTTTTTTTGTGTTTGATGATATGTCTTGTAAGAGTGTAGTGACTTGGAATACAATGTTCTCTTTGTTGTCTAGTAATGGTTTTGTCGAGGATACTAAGATTTTGTTCCATGAATTATTGGGGTTGGGGGTGTTGTTGTCTGACGGTTCTTTTGTGGCGCTTTTGTCGGGACTTGTTGGCTGTGAAGAGGATTTGAGTTATGGTGAACAGATTCATTGTTTGATGACTAAACTTGGGTTTGATTGTTATGTTACAGCGATTAATTCTCTTATTGGTGTTTATGTTAGGTGTAGAGCTTTGTGTTTTGCAGAGAGATTGTTTGAGCAGGTTCCTATTGAGAATGTTGTATCTTGGAATATGATCATTGATTCAATGGTGAAAAGTGGGAGGTCTCAAATGGCATTGGAGATGTTTTTGAATATGTTGAACAGGGGGTTGGTTCCGAGTCAGGCCACGTTTGTAGGTGTTATTGAGTCGTGTATTGGTTTGAGAAACTTGGTGTGTGGAGAATGTGTTCATGCTAAAGTAATAACGAGTGGTTTTGAATCTGATGTTATTGTTGGTACTGCATTGGTGAACTTCTATGCCAAATGTGAGAAATTGGTGTCTGCTCATAACTGTTTTGATCAGATAGAAGAGAAGAATGTGGTTTCTTGGAATGCTTTGATATTGGGTTACTCAAATGTTTCCTCTCCCACATCAGTTCAGTTATTACGAGAAATGTTACGATTGGAATGTTATCCTAATGAGTCTTCCTTTTCTGCTGTTCTTAAGTCAACATATGTATTAGACCTACATCAGCTCCACGGTTTGGTTATAAGAATGGGGTATGAGAATCATGAATATGTATTAAGCTCTCTTGTTTTGGCTTACAAAAGAAATGGTCTTATAAACGAAGCGCTTTCGTTTGTCCAGGAGTTTAATAATCCACTTCATGTAATCCCATCTAACATCATTGCTGGAATCTATAACAGAACTGGTCATTACGATGAAACAATGAAGTTGCTTTCTTTACTAGAAAGGCCTGATGTTGTATCTTGGAACATTGCCATTTCAGCCTGCGCTCGGAGCAATAACTATAATGAGGTTTTTGAGGTTTTCAAGCGTATGCATTCCGCACACATATGTCCAGACAAATACACATTTATGACTGTATTATCCGTGTGCACCAAACTTTGCAGTTTTGATTTGGGAAGTTCTCTTCATGGTCTGATTGTTAAGACTAATAGTTGTGACACATTTTTGGGCAATGTACTAATTGACATGTATGGAAAGTGTGGAAACATTGAAAATTCAGTGAAAGTTTTTGAAGAAATCACAGACAGAAACGTTATTACATGGACAGCTTTAATTTCTGCCCTCGGGCTTAATGGTTATGCTCACGCGGCAGTAAAAATATTCCACAACATGGTAGGGATGGGGTTTAAGCCTGACACATTAGCTCTTAGAGCAGTGCTTTCTTCTTGCAGATACGGTGGATTAGTGAGCGAAGGGATGAAAATTTTCAAGCAGATGGAAACTGTTTATGGGATTCGACCGGAACATGATCATTACCATTGCATAGTAGACCTGCTTGCTAAAAATGGACAAACACAGGAAGCTGAGGAAGTCATGGCAAGCATGCCTTTCCCTCCAAATGCCAATATATGGCGCAGCTTCCTTGAAGGCTACAATAGGCACAAAATTGCAGTTTGA
- the LOC123910120 gene encoding rhamnogalacturonan I rhamnosyltransferase 1 encodes MLLRLTKVSDGKSDHCDSEEMEMGFNVLSDGEVMKSKRFIVKPRIKVWMARAVTTVIIWSCVVQLIAIGEFWGPRLLKGMPYCFSHLEEPSIVTKVIVPAKVVFPPKRIYKNNGYLMVSCNGGLNQMRAAICDMVAIARHLNVTLIVPELDKSSFWADPSEFQDIFDVDNFIASLRDEVRILKQLPPRLKRRVELGLSYSLPPISWSDISYYEKQILPLLRKHKVVHLNRTDARLANNGLPIEIQKLRCRVNFNALRFTSQIEQLGKKIVRILRERGPFLVLHLRYEMDMLAFSGCTHGCDDSEVEELTRMRYAYPWWKEKVINSELKRNDGLCPLTPEETALILKALDIDQNIQIYIAAGEIFGGERRMARLRATYPNLVRKETLLEPSELMYFQNHSSQMAALDYLVSLESDIFVPTYDGNMAKVVEGHRRFLGFKRTILLDRKHVVPLIDLYTNKSLSWDAFSIKVKKVHAKRMGNPKRRVIIPNRPKEEDYFYSNPHECLPLQDVSLTMT; translated from the exons ATGTTGTTGAGGTTAACAAAAGTATCTGATGGAAAAAGTGATCATTGTGATAGTGAAGAGATGGAGATGGGATTCAATGTTTTGAGTGATGGTGAAGTTATGAAGTCGAAGAGATTTATTGTAAAGCCTAGGATCAAAGTGTGGATGGCACGTGCCGTTACTACTGTGATTATTTGGTCTTGTGTTGTTCAGTTGATAGCAATTGGAGAGTTTTGGGGTCCAAGGTTGTTGAAGGGTATGCCTTATTGTTTTAGCCACCTAGAAGAACCTTCAATTGTAACTAAGGTCATTGTTCCAGCTAAGGTTGTGTTTCCACCAAAAA ggatttataaaaataatggtTATCTTATGGTTTCCTGCAATGGAGGACTCAACCAAATGAGAGCAGCA ATATGTGACATGGTTGCTATTGCAAGACATTTAAATGTCACTCTCATAGTTCCAGAGCTCGATAAATCGTCTTTCTGGGCTGATCCAAG TGAGTTCCAAGACATATTTGATGTAGATAATTTCATTGCATCATTGAGAGATGAAGTTAGAATATTAAAGCAACTACCACCTAGGCTCAAGAGAAGAGTTGAATTAGGACTGTCTTACTCATTGCCCCCGATTAGTTGGTCGGATATTTCATACTACGAAAAACag ATCCTTCCTCTGCTACGGAAACACAAGGTTGTGCACCTAAATAGGACTGATGCCCGACTCGCTAACAATGGATTACCTATCGAGATTCAAAAGTTGAGATGCCGAGTAAATTTCAATGCTTTGAGGTTTACTTCTCAAATAGAACAACTTGGTAAAAAGATAGTAAGGATTTTGAGGGAAAGAGGACCTTTTCTTGTACTTCATCTTAGATATGAGATGGACATgttggctttctctggctgcACTCATGGATGTGACGACAGCGAGGTTGAGGAACTGACAAGAATGAG ATATGCTTATCCTTGGTGGAAGGAAAAAGTAATAAATTCCGAGCTTAAGAGGAATGATGGTTTATGTCCGTTGACACCTGAGGAAACTGCTCTAATACTGAAAGCACTGGACATAgatcaaaatattcaaatttatatTGCTGCCGGAGAAATATTTGGCGGAGAGAGAAGAATGGCACGTTTACGAGCCACTTATCCCAACCTG GTAAGGAAGGAAACTCTGCTGGAACCTTCGGAGTTGATGTATTTCCAAAACCACTCATCACAAATGGCTGCATTAGATTATCTTGTGTCTCTAGAGAGTGATATATTTGTTCCAACATATGATGGAAACATGGCTAAAGTTGTCGAAGGCCATAGAAG ATTCCTAGGTTTCAAAAGGACTATACTACTTGATAGAAAGCATGTGGTGCCCCTCATAGACCTATATACCAATAAGTCATTAAGTTGGGATGCTTTTTCCATTAAGGTGAAGAAAGTTCATGCCAAGAGGATGGGAAACCCTAAAAGAAGAGTTATCATCCCAAATAGACCCAAAGAAGAAGACTATTTTTATTCCAACCCTCATGAATGCTTACCACTTCAAGATGTATCATTGACAATGACATGA